The following proteins are co-located in the Gossypium hirsutum isolate 1008001.06 chromosome A02, Gossypium_hirsutum_v2.1, whole genome shotgun sequence genome:
- the LOC121211494 gene encoding uncharacterized protein: protein MQAPTIETVQPPMGVQQPSRGRGQARGGNGMGRGQRPPNRDAGPIEVRQLVLVYAARRHKDGDANDVIMGTFLILNIPYVALIDIGSTHSYIACSVSETLGIPYEGTSSEISVVTLLGQSIRGGSEGRGGYRDSHGWRTTNYLSNVIFALMVEKLVRKGCKAFLAYINASDSVDLSVKDIRAMKNFPDVFPEELPGLRPSHEVEFGIKLIPSTAPVSIVPYQMALKEIAKLKAQIQELLDRGFICPGVSP, encoded by the exons ATGCAAGCTCCGACTATTGAGACTGTACAGCCACCGATGGGAGTTCAGCAGCCATCTAGGGGCCGaggtcaggctaggggtggtaacggtATGGGCCGAGGGCAAAGACCACCGAACAGAGATGCTGGGCCGATTGAGGTGAGGCAGCTTGTACTTGTCTATGCTGCACGTCGTCATAAGGATGGAGATGCTAATGACGTCATCATGGGTACGTTCTTAATCCTTAACATACCTTATGttgcactgatagacataggctctacgCATTCCTACATTGCATGTtctgtgtctgagactttgggaaTACCGTATGAGGGCACTTCTAGTGAGATTTCAGTGGTGACTCTGTTGGGGCAGTCTATTAGG GGTGGTTCTGAGGGCCGAGGAGGGTATCGAGATAGTCATGGTTGGAGAACGACAAATTACCTGAGTAATGTGATATTTGCATTAATGGTAGAGAAGCTGGTGAGGAAAGGATGTAAGGCATTTTTGGCTTACATCAATGCCTCGGATTCTGTAGACTTATCGGTTAAGGACATTCGTGCTATGAAGAACTTcccagatgtttttccagaggaattaccaggattgcGTCCGAGCCATGAGGTAGAATTTGGGATTAAGTTGATTCctagtacagctccggtgtctatcgtcCCTTACCAAATGGCACTGAAGGAGATAGCgaaactgaaggctcaaattcaagagctgTTGGATCGTGGGTTTATTTGTCCTGGTGTGTCCCCGTAG
- the LOC107952350 gene encoding uncharacterized protein: MRFGRKGKLSARFIRPYQILKRVGPVAYQLDLPPKLDRIYDMFHVSMLRRYRSDPTHIVPIEEIEVRPDLTFEEEPVQILDRDVKVLRRKSIPLVKVMWQNHRTEEATWELEDSMLQ, translated from the coding sequence ATGAGgttcggtcgtaagggcaagctGAGTGCTCGATTTATTAGGCCGTACCAGATTTTGAAGCGAGTGGGCCCAGTTGCATATCAGTTGGATCTACCTCCAAAGTTGGATCGTATTTATGACATGttccacgtctcgatgttgagacgtTATCGCTCTGATCCCACACACATTGTGCCTatagaggagattgaggttagaccggaTCTGACGttcgaggaggagccagttcagattttggatcgtgACGTTAAGGTTTTGCGTAGGAAATCtattccattagtgaaggtgATGTGGCAGAATCATAGaactgaggaggctacttgggagctagAGGATTCGATGCTTCAATAG